From the genome of Bos indicus x Bos taurus breed Angus x Brahman F1 hybrid chromosome 14, Bos_hybrid_MaternalHap_v2.0, whole genome shotgun sequence, one region includes:
- the PUF60 gene encoding poly(U)-binding-splicing factor PUF60 isoform X4 — protein sequence MATATIALGTDSIKMENGQGTAAKLGLPPLTPEQQEALQKAKKYAMEQSIKSVLVKQTIAHQQQQLTNLQMAAVTMGFGDPLSPLQSMAAQRQRALAIMCRVYVGSIYYELGEDTIRQAFAPFGPIKSIDMSWDSVTMKHKGFAFVEYEVPEAAQLALEQMNSVMLGGRNIKVGRPSNIGQAQPIIDQLAEEARAFNRIYVASVHQDLSDDDIKSVFEAFGKIKSCTLARDPTTGKHKGYGFIEYEKAQSSQDAVSSMNLFDLGGQYLRVGKAVTPPMPLLTPATPGGLPPAAAVAAAAATAKITAQEAVAGAAVLGTLATPGLVSPALTLAQPLGALPQAVMAAQAPGVITGVTPARPPIPVTIPSVGVVNPILASPPTLGLLEPKKEKEEEELFPESERPEMLSEQEHMSISGSSARHMVMQKLLRKQESTVMVLRNMVDPKDIDDDLEGEVTEECGKFGAVNRVIIYQEKQGEEEDAEIIVKIFVEFSVASETHKAIQALNGRWFAGRKVVAEVYDQERFDNSDLSA from the exons ATGGCGACGGCGACCATAGCGCTA GGGACAGACTCCATCAAGATGGAGAACGGGCAGGGCACAGCCGCGAAGCTGGGACTGCCTCCCTTGACGCCCGAGCAGCAGGAGGCCCTCCAGAAG GCCAAGAAGTACGCCATGGAGCAGAGCATCAAGAGCGTGCTGGTGAAACAGACCATCgcccaccagcagcagcagcttaccaACCTGCAG ATGGCAGCAGTGACAATGGGCTTTGGAGATCCTCTCTCACCTTTGCAATCG ATGGCGGCTCAGCGGCAGCGGGCACTGGCCATCATGTGCCGGGTCTACGTGGGCTCCATCTACTACGAGCTAGGGGAGGACACCATCCGCCAGGCGTTCGCCCCCTTTGGGCCTATCAAGAGCATCGACATGTCCTGGGACTCCGTCACCATGAAGCACAAG GGCTTTGCGTTTGTGGAGTATGAGGTTCCAGAAGCCGCCCAGCTGGCCTTGGAGCAGATGAATtccgtgatgctgggaggcagGAACATCAAg GTGGGCAGACCCAGcaacatagggcaggctcagccCATCATAGACCAGCTGGCCGAGGAGGCGCGAGCCTTCAACCGCATCTACGTGGCTTCCGTGCACCAGGACCTCTCGGATGATGACATCAAGAGTGTGTTTGAGGCCTTTGGCAAGATCAAATCCTGCACACTGGCTCGGGACCCCACGACTGGCAAACACAAGGGCTATGGCTTCATTG AATATGAGAAAGCCCAATCGTCCCAGGATGCTGTGTCTTCCATGAACCTTTTTGACCTGGGGGGCCAGTACTTGCGGGTGGGCAAGGCTGTCACACCCCCTATGCCCCTGCTTACACCGGCCACACCTGGAGGCCTCCCGCCGGCTGCTGCCGTGGCCGCAGCTGCAGCCACAGCCAAGATTACAGCTCAG GAAGCAGTGGCTGGAGCAGCAGTACTGGGTACCCTAGCCACTCCTGgactggtgtcccctgcactgactctGGCCCAGCCCCTGGGGGCTCTACCCCAGGCCGTCATGGCTGCCCAGGCCCCAGGAGTCATCACAG GTGTGACACCGGCTCGGCCTCCCATTCCGGTCACCATCCCCTCTGTTGGTGTGGTGAATCCCATCCTGGCCAGCCCTCCGACACTTGGTCTCCTGGAGCctaagaaggagaaggaggaggaggagctgttTCCCGAGTCGGAGCGGCCGGAGATGCTGAGTGAGCAGGAGCACATGAGCATCTCAGGAAGCAGCGCCCGCCACATGGTGATGCAGAAGCTCCTCCGCAAGCAGGAG TCCACAGTGATGGTTCTGCGTAATATGGTGGACCCCAAGGACATCGACGATGACCTGGAAGGGGAGGTGACTGAGGAGTGTGGCAAGTTTGGTGCTGTCAACCGTGTCATCATCTACCAAGAGAAGCAGGGCGAGGAAGAGGACGCGGAGATCATTGTCAAGATTTTTGTGGAGTTTTCCGTAGCCTCTGAGACTCACAAGGCCATCCAGGCCCTCAATGGGCGCTGGTTTGCTGGCCGCAAGGTGGTGGCTGAAGTGTATGACCAGGAGCGTTTTGATAACAGTGACCTCTCTGCATGA
- the PUF60 gene encoding poly(U)-binding-splicing factor PUF60 isoform X2: MATATIALQVNGQQGGGSEPAAAAAAAAVVAAGDKWKPPQGTDSIKMENGQGTAAKLGLPPLTPEQQEALQKAKKYAMEQSIKSVLVKQTIAHQQQQLTNLQMAAQRQRALAIMCRVYVGSIYYELGEDTIRQAFAPFGPIKSIDMSWDSVTMKHKGFAFVEYEVPEAAQLALEQMNSVMLGGRNIKVGRPSNIGQAQPIIDQLAEEARAFNRIYVASVHQDLSDDDIKSVFEAFGKIKSCTLARDPTTGKHKGYGFIEYEKAQSSQDAVSSMNLFDLGGQYLRVGKAVTPPMPLLTPATPGGLPPAAAVAAAAATAKITAQEAVAGAAVLGTLATPGLVSPALTLAQPLGALPQAVMAAQAPGVITGVTPARPPIPVTIPSVGVVNPILASPPTLGLLEPKKEKEEEELFPESERPEMLSEQEHMSISGSSARHMVMQKLLRKQESTVMVLRNMVDPKDIDDDLEGEVTEECGKFGAVNRVIIYQEKQGEEEDAEIIVKIFVEFSVASETHKAIQALNGRWFAGRKVVAEVYDQERFDNSDLSA; the protein is encoded by the exons ATGGCGACGGCGACCATAGCGCTA CAGGTCAATGGCCAGCAAGGAGGGGGGTCCGAGccggcagcagcggcggcggcggcggcagtggTGGCAGCGGGAGACAAATGGAAACCTCCACAG GGGACAGACTCCATCAAGATGGAGAACGGGCAGGGCACAGCCGCGAAGCTGGGACTGCCTCCCTTGACGCCCGAGCAGCAGGAGGCCCTCCAGAAG GCCAAGAAGTACGCCATGGAGCAGAGCATCAAGAGCGTGCTGGTGAAACAGACCATCgcccaccagcagcagcagcttaccaACCTGCAG ATGGCGGCTCAGCGGCAGCGGGCACTGGCCATCATGTGCCGGGTCTACGTGGGCTCCATCTACTACGAGCTAGGGGAGGACACCATCCGCCAGGCGTTCGCCCCCTTTGGGCCTATCAAGAGCATCGACATGTCCTGGGACTCCGTCACCATGAAGCACAAG GGCTTTGCGTTTGTGGAGTATGAGGTTCCAGAAGCCGCCCAGCTGGCCTTGGAGCAGATGAATtccgtgatgctgggaggcagGAACATCAAg GTGGGCAGACCCAGcaacatagggcaggctcagccCATCATAGACCAGCTGGCCGAGGAGGCGCGAGCCTTCAACCGCATCTACGTGGCTTCCGTGCACCAGGACCTCTCGGATGATGACATCAAGAGTGTGTTTGAGGCCTTTGGCAAGATCAAATCCTGCACACTGGCTCGGGACCCCACGACTGGCAAACACAAGGGCTATGGCTTCATTG AATATGAGAAAGCCCAATCGTCCCAGGATGCTGTGTCTTCCATGAACCTTTTTGACCTGGGGGGCCAGTACTTGCGGGTGGGCAAGGCTGTCACACCCCCTATGCCCCTGCTTACACCGGCCACACCTGGAGGCCTCCCGCCGGCTGCTGCCGTGGCCGCAGCTGCAGCCACAGCCAAGATTACAGCTCAG GAAGCAGTGGCTGGAGCAGCAGTACTGGGTACCCTAGCCACTCCTGgactggtgtcccctgcactgactctGGCCCAGCCCCTGGGGGCTCTACCCCAGGCCGTCATGGCTGCCCAGGCCCCAGGAGTCATCACAG GTGTGACACCGGCTCGGCCTCCCATTCCGGTCACCATCCCCTCTGTTGGTGTGGTGAATCCCATCCTGGCCAGCCCTCCGACACTTGGTCTCCTGGAGCctaagaaggagaaggaggaggaggagctgttTCCCGAGTCGGAGCGGCCGGAGATGCTGAGTGAGCAGGAGCACATGAGCATCTCAGGAAGCAGCGCCCGCCACATGGTGATGCAGAAGCTCCTCCGCAAGCAGGAG TCCACAGTGATGGTTCTGCGTAATATGGTGGACCCCAAGGACATCGACGATGACCTGGAAGGGGAGGTGACTGAGGAGTGTGGCAAGTTTGGTGCTGTCAACCGTGTCATCATCTACCAAGAGAAGCAGGGCGAGGAAGAGGACGCGGAGATCATTGTCAAGATTTTTGTGGAGTTTTCCGTAGCCTCTGAGACTCACAAGGCCATCCAGGCCCTCAATGGGCGCTGGTTTGCTGGCCGCAAGGTGGTGGCTGAAGTGTATGACCAGGAGCGTTTTGATAACAGTGACCTCTCTGCATGA
- the PUF60 gene encoding poly(U)-binding-splicing factor PUF60 isoform X1 produces MATATIALVNGQQGGGSEPAAAAAAAAVVAAGDKWKPPQGTDSIKMENGQGTAAKLGLPPLTPEQQEALQKAKKYAMEQSIKSVLVKQTIAHQQQQLTNLQMAAVTMGFGDPLSPLQSMAAQRQRALAIMCRVYVGSIYYELGEDTIRQAFAPFGPIKSIDMSWDSVTMKHKGFAFVEYEVPEAAQLALEQMNSVMLGGRNIKVGRPSNIGQAQPIIDQLAEEARAFNRIYVASVHQDLSDDDIKSVFEAFGKIKSCTLARDPTTGKHKGYGFIEYEKAQSSQDAVSSMNLFDLGGQYLRVGKAVTPPMPLLTPATPGGLPPAAAVAAAAATAKITAQEAVAGAAVLGTLATPGLVSPALTLAQPLGALPQAVMAAQAPGVITGVTPARPPIPVTIPSVGVVNPILASPPTLGLLEPKKEKEEEELFPESERPEMLSEQEHMSISGSSARHMVMQKLLRKQESTVMVLRNMVDPKDIDDDLEGEVTEECGKFGAVNRVIIYQEKQGEEEDAEIIVKIFVEFSVASETHKAIQALNGRWFAGRKVVAEVYDQERFDNSDLSA; encoded by the exons ATGGCGACGGCGACCATAGCGCTA GTCAATGGCCAGCAAGGAGGGGGGTCCGAGccggcagcagcggcggcggcggcggcagtggTGGCAGCGGGAGACAAATGGAAACCTCCACAG GGGACAGACTCCATCAAGATGGAGAACGGGCAGGGCACAGCCGCGAAGCTGGGACTGCCTCCCTTGACGCCCGAGCAGCAGGAGGCCCTCCAGAAG GCCAAGAAGTACGCCATGGAGCAGAGCATCAAGAGCGTGCTGGTGAAACAGACCATCgcccaccagcagcagcagcttaccaACCTGCAG ATGGCAGCAGTGACAATGGGCTTTGGAGATCCTCTCTCACCTTTGCAATCG ATGGCGGCTCAGCGGCAGCGGGCACTGGCCATCATGTGCCGGGTCTACGTGGGCTCCATCTACTACGAGCTAGGGGAGGACACCATCCGCCAGGCGTTCGCCCCCTTTGGGCCTATCAAGAGCATCGACATGTCCTGGGACTCCGTCACCATGAAGCACAAG GGCTTTGCGTTTGTGGAGTATGAGGTTCCAGAAGCCGCCCAGCTGGCCTTGGAGCAGATGAATtccgtgatgctgggaggcagGAACATCAAg GTGGGCAGACCCAGcaacatagggcaggctcagccCATCATAGACCAGCTGGCCGAGGAGGCGCGAGCCTTCAACCGCATCTACGTGGCTTCCGTGCACCAGGACCTCTCGGATGATGACATCAAGAGTGTGTTTGAGGCCTTTGGCAAGATCAAATCCTGCACACTGGCTCGGGACCCCACGACTGGCAAACACAAGGGCTATGGCTTCATTG AATATGAGAAAGCCCAATCGTCCCAGGATGCTGTGTCTTCCATGAACCTTTTTGACCTGGGGGGCCAGTACTTGCGGGTGGGCAAGGCTGTCACACCCCCTATGCCCCTGCTTACACCGGCCACACCTGGAGGCCTCCCGCCGGCTGCTGCCGTGGCCGCAGCTGCAGCCACAGCCAAGATTACAGCTCAG GAAGCAGTGGCTGGAGCAGCAGTACTGGGTACCCTAGCCACTCCTGgactggtgtcccctgcactgactctGGCCCAGCCCCTGGGGGCTCTACCCCAGGCCGTCATGGCTGCCCAGGCCCCAGGAGTCATCACAG GTGTGACACCGGCTCGGCCTCCCATTCCGGTCACCATCCCCTCTGTTGGTGTGGTGAATCCCATCCTGGCCAGCCCTCCGACACTTGGTCTCCTGGAGCctaagaaggagaaggaggaggaggagctgttTCCCGAGTCGGAGCGGCCGGAGATGCTGAGTGAGCAGGAGCACATGAGCATCTCAGGAAGCAGCGCCCGCCACATGGTGATGCAGAAGCTCCTCCGCAAGCAGGAG TCCACAGTGATGGTTCTGCGTAATATGGTGGACCCCAAGGACATCGACGATGACCTGGAAGGGGAGGTGACTGAGGAGTGTGGCAAGTTTGGTGCTGTCAACCGTGTCATCATCTACCAAGAGAAGCAGGGCGAGGAAGAGGACGCGGAGATCATTGTCAAGATTTTTGTGGAGTTTTCCGTAGCCTCTGAGACTCACAAGGCCATCCAGGCCCTCAATGGGCGCTGGTTTGCTGGCCGCAAGGTGGTGGCTGAAGTGTATGACCAGGAGCGTTTTGATAACAGTGACCTCTCTGCATGA
- the PUF60 gene encoding poly(U)-binding-splicing factor PUF60 isoform X3, whose product MATATIALVNGQQGGGSEPAAAAAAAAVVAAGDKWKPPQGTDSIKMENGQGTAAKLGLPPLTPEQQEALQKAKKYAMEQSIKSVLVKQTIAHQQQQLTNLQMAAQRQRALAIMCRVYVGSIYYELGEDTIRQAFAPFGPIKSIDMSWDSVTMKHKGFAFVEYEVPEAAQLALEQMNSVMLGGRNIKVGRPSNIGQAQPIIDQLAEEARAFNRIYVASVHQDLSDDDIKSVFEAFGKIKSCTLARDPTTGKHKGYGFIEYEKAQSSQDAVSSMNLFDLGGQYLRVGKAVTPPMPLLTPATPGGLPPAAAVAAAAATAKITAQEAVAGAAVLGTLATPGLVSPALTLAQPLGALPQAVMAAQAPGVITGVTPARPPIPVTIPSVGVVNPILASPPTLGLLEPKKEKEEEELFPESERPEMLSEQEHMSISGSSARHMVMQKLLRKQESTVMVLRNMVDPKDIDDDLEGEVTEECGKFGAVNRVIIYQEKQGEEEDAEIIVKIFVEFSVASETHKAIQALNGRWFAGRKVVAEVYDQERFDNSDLSA is encoded by the exons ATGGCGACGGCGACCATAGCGCTA GTCAATGGCCAGCAAGGAGGGGGGTCCGAGccggcagcagcggcggcggcggcggcagtggTGGCAGCGGGAGACAAATGGAAACCTCCACAG GGGACAGACTCCATCAAGATGGAGAACGGGCAGGGCACAGCCGCGAAGCTGGGACTGCCTCCCTTGACGCCCGAGCAGCAGGAGGCCCTCCAGAAG GCCAAGAAGTACGCCATGGAGCAGAGCATCAAGAGCGTGCTGGTGAAACAGACCATCgcccaccagcagcagcagcttaccaACCTGCAG ATGGCGGCTCAGCGGCAGCGGGCACTGGCCATCATGTGCCGGGTCTACGTGGGCTCCATCTACTACGAGCTAGGGGAGGACACCATCCGCCAGGCGTTCGCCCCCTTTGGGCCTATCAAGAGCATCGACATGTCCTGGGACTCCGTCACCATGAAGCACAAG GGCTTTGCGTTTGTGGAGTATGAGGTTCCAGAAGCCGCCCAGCTGGCCTTGGAGCAGATGAATtccgtgatgctgggaggcagGAACATCAAg GTGGGCAGACCCAGcaacatagggcaggctcagccCATCATAGACCAGCTGGCCGAGGAGGCGCGAGCCTTCAACCGCATCTACGTGGCTTCCGTGCACCAGGACCTCTCGGATGATGACATCAAGAGTGTGTTTGAGGCCTTTGGCAAGATCAAATCCTGCACACTGGCTCGGGACCCCACGACTGGCAAACACAAGGGCTATGGCTTCATTG AATATGAGAAAGCCCAATCGTCCCAGGATGCTGTGTCTTCCATGAACCTTTTTGACCTGGGGGGCCAGTACTTGCGGGTGGGCAAGGCTGTCACACCCCCTATGCCCCTGCTTACACCGGCCACACCTGGAGGCCTCCCGCCGGCTGCTGCCGTGGCCGCAGCTGCAGCCACAGCCAAGATTACAGCTCAG GAAGCAGTGGCTGGAGCAGCAGTACTGGGTACCCTAGCCACTCCTGgactggtgtcccctgcactgactctGGCCCAGCCCCTGGGGGCTCTACCCCAGGCCGTCATGGCTGCCCAGGCCCCAGGAGTCATCACAG GTGTGACACCGGCTCGGCCTCCCATTCCGGTCACCATCCCCTCTGTTGGTGTGGTGAATCCCATCCTGGCCAGCCCTCCGACACTTGGTCTCCTGGAGCctaagaaggagaaggaggaggaggagctgttTCCCGAGTCGGAGCGGCCGGAGATGCTGAGTGAGCAGGAGCACATGAGCATCTCAGGAAGCAGCGCCCGCCACATGGTGATGCAGAAGCTCCTCCGCAAGCAGGAG TCCACAGTGATGGTTCTGCGTAATATGGTGGACCCCAAGGACATCGACGATGACCTGGAAGGGGAGGTGACTGAGGAGTGTGGCAAGTTTGGTGCTGTCAACCGTGTCATCATCTACCAAGAGAAGCAGGGCGAGGAAGAGGACGCGGAGATCATTGTCAAGATTTTTGTGGAGTTTTCCGTAGCCTCTGAGACTCACAAGGCCATCCAGGCCCTCAATGGGCGCTGGTTTGCTGGCCGCAAGGTGGTGGCTGAAGTGTATGACCAGGAGCGTTTTGATAACAGTGACCTCTCTGCATGA
- the PUF60 gene encoding poly(U)-binding-splicing factor PUF60 isoform X5 — MATATIALGTDSIKMENGQGTAAKLGLPPLTPEQQEALQKAKKYAMEQSIKSVLVKQTIAHQQQQLTNLQMAAQRQRALAIMCRVYVGSIYYELGEDTIRQAFAPFGPIKSIDMSWDSVTMKHKGFAFVEYEVPEAAQLALEQMNSVMLGGRNIKVGRPSNIGQAQPIIDQLAEEARAFNRIYVASVHQDLSDDDIKSVFEAFGKIKSCTLARDPTTGKHKGYGFIEYEKAQSSQDAVSSMNLFDLGGQYLRVGKAVTPPMPLLTPATPGGLPPAAAVAAAAATAKITAQEAVAGAAVLGTLATPGLVSPALTLAQPLGALPQAVMAAQAPGVITGVTPARPPIPVTIPSVGVVNPILASPPTLGLLEPKKEKEEEELFPESERPEMLSEQEHMSISGSSARHMVMQKLLRKQESTVMVLRNMVDPKDIDDDLEGEVTEECGKFGAVNRVIIYQEKQGEEEDAEIIVKIFVEFSVASETHKAIQALNGRWFAGRKVVAEVYDQERFDNSDLSA, encoded by the exons ATGGCGACGGCGACCATAGCGCTA GGGACAGACTCCATCAAGATGGAGAACGGGCAGGGCACAGCCGCGAAGCTGGGACTGCCTCCCTTGACGCCCGAGCAGCAGGAGGCCCTCCAGAAG GCCAAGAAGTACGCCATGGAGCAGAGCATCAAGAGCGTGCTGGTGAAACAGACCATCgcccaccagcagcagcagcttaccaACCTGCAG ATGGCGGCTCAGCGGCAGCGGGCACTGGCCATCATGTGCCGGGTCTACGTGGGCTCCATCTACTACGAGCTAGGGGAGGACACCATCCGCCAGGCGTTCGCCCCCTTTGGGCCTATCAAGAGCATCGACATGTCCTGGGACTCCGTCACCATGAAGCACAAG GGCTTTGCGTTTGTGGAGTATGAGGTTCCAGAAGCCGCCCAGCTGGCCTTGGAGCAGATGAATtccgtgatgctgggaggcagGAACATCAAg GTGGGCAGACCCAGcaacatagggcaggctcagccCATCATAGACCAGCTGGCCGAGGAGGCGCGAGCCTTCAACCGCATCTACGTGGCTTCCGTGCACCAGGACCTCTCGGATGATGACATCAAGAGTGTGTTTGAGGCCTTTGGCAAGATCAAATCCTGCACACTGGCTCGGGACCCCACGACTGGCAAACACAAGGGCTATGGCTTCATTG AATATGAGAAAGCCCAATCGTCCCAGGATGCTGTGTCTTCCATGAACCTTTTTGACCTGGGGGGCCAGTACTTGCGGGTGGGCAAGGCTGTCACACCCCCTATGCCCCTGCTTACACCGGCCACACCTGGAGGCCTCCCGCCGGCTGCTGCCGTGGCCGCAGCTGCAGCCACAGCCAAGATTACAGCTCAG GAAGCAGTGGCTGGAGCAGCAGTACTGGGTACCCTAGCCACTCCTGgactggtgtcccctgcactgactctGGCCCAGCCCCTGGGGGCTCTACCCCAGGCCGTCATGGCTGCCCAGGCCCCAGGAGTCATCACAG GTGTGACACCGGCTCGGCCTCCCATTCCGGTCACCATCCCCTCTGTTGGTGTGGTGAATCCCATCCTGGCCAGCCCTCCGACACTTGGTCTCCTGGAGCctaagaaggagaaggaggaggaggagctgttTCCCGAGTCGGAGCGGCCGGAGATGCTGAGTGAGCAGGAGCACATGAGCATCTCAGGAAGCAGCGCCCGCCACATGGTGATGCAGAAGCTCCTCCGCAAGCAGGAG TCCACAGTGATGGTTCTGCGTAATATGGTGGACCCCAAGGACATCGACGATGACCTGGAAGGGGAGGTGACTGAGGAGTGTGGCAAGTTTGGTGCTGTCAACCGTGTCATCATCTACCAAGAGAAGCAGGGCGAGGAAGAGGACGCGGAGATCATTGTCAAGATTTTTGTGGAGTTTTCCGTAGCCTCTGAGACTCACAAGGCCATCCAGGCCCTCAATGGGCGCTGGTTTGCTGGCCGCAAGGTGGTGGCTGAAGTGTATGACCAGGAGCGTTTTGATAACAGTGACCTCTCTGCATGA
- the PUF60 gene encoding poly(U)-binding-splicing factor PUF60 isoform X6: MATATIALQVNGQQGGGSEPAAAAAAAAVVAAGDKWKPPQGTDSIKMENGQGTAAKLGLPPLTPEQQEALQKAKKYAMEQSIKSVLVKQTIAHQQQQLTNLQMAAVTMGFGDPLSPLQSMAAQRQRALAIMCRVYVGSIYYELGEDTIRQAFAPFGPIKSIDMSWDSVTMKHKGFAFVEYEVPEAAQLALEQMNSVMLGGRNIKVGRPSNIGQAQPIIDQLAEEARAFNRIYVASVHQDLSDDDIKSVFEAFGKIKSCTLARDPTTGKHKGYGFIEYEKAQSSQDAVSSMNLFDLGGQYLRVGKAVTPPMPLLTPATPGGLPPAAAVAAAAATAKITAQEAVAGAAVLGTLATPGLVSPALTLAQPLGALPQAVMAAQAPGVITGVTPARPPIPVTIPSVGVVNPILASPPTLGLLEPKKEKEEEELFPESERPEMLSEQEHMSISGSSARHMVMQKLLRKQESTVMVLRNMVDPKDIDDDLEGEVTEECGKFGAVNRVIIYQEKQGEEEDAEIIVKIFVEFSVASETHKAIQALNGRWFAGRKVVAEVYDQERFDNSDLSA, encoded by the exons ATGGCGACGGCGACCATAGCGCTA CAGGTCAATGGCCAGCAAGGAGGGGGGTCCGAGccggcagcagcggcggcggcggcggcagtggTGGCAGCGGGAGACAAATGGAAACCTCCACAG GGGACAGACTCCATCAAGATGGAGAACGGGCAGGGCACAGCCGCGAAGCTGGGACTGCCTCCCTTGACGCCCGAGCAGCAGGAGGCCCTCCAGAAG GCCAAGAAGTACGCCATGGAGCAGAGCATCAAGAGCGTGCTGGTGAAACAGACCATCgcccaccagcagcagcagcttaccaACCTGCAG ATGGCAGCAGTGACAATGGGCTTTGGAGATCCTCTCTCACCTTTGCAATCG ATGGCGGCTCAGCGGCAGCGGGCACTGGCCATCATGTGCCGGGTCTACGTGGGCTCCATCTACTACGAGCTAGGGGAGGACACCATCCGCCAGGCGTTCGCCCCCTTTGGGCCTATCAAGAGCATCGACATGTCCTGGGACTCCGTCACCATGAAGCACAAG GGCTTTGCGTTTGTGGAGTATGAGGTTCCAGAAGCCGCCCAGCTGGCCTTGGAGCAGATGAATtccgtgatgctgggaggcagGAACATCAAg GTGGGCAGACCCAGcaacatagggcaggctcagccCATCATAGACCAGCTGGCCGAGGAGGCGCGAGCCTTCAACCGCATCTACGTGGCTTCCGTGCACCAGGACCTCTCGGATGATGACATCAAGAGTGTGTTTGAGGCCTTTGGCAAGATCAAATCCTGCACACTGGCTCGGGACCCCACGACTGGCAAACACAAGGGCTATGGCTTCATTG AATATGAGAAAGCCCAATCGTCCCAGGATGCTGTGTCTTCCATGAACCTTTTTGACCTGGGGGGCCAGTACTTGCGGGTGGGCAAGGCTGTCACACCCCCTATGCCCCTGCTTACACCGGCCACACCTGGAGGCCTCCCGCCGGCTGCTGCCGTGGCCGCAGCTGCAGCCACAGCCAAGATTACAGCTCAG GAAGCAGTGGCTGGAGCAGCAGTACTGGGTACCCTAGCCACTCCTGgactggtgtcccctgcactgactctGGCCCAGCCCCTGGGGGCTCTACCCCAGGCCGTCATGGCTGCCCAGGCCCCAGGAGTCATCACAG GTGTGACACCGGCTCGGCCTCCCATTCCGGTCACCATCCCCTCTGTTGGTGTGGTGAATCCCATCCTGGCCAGCCCTCCGACACTTGGTCTCCTGGAGCctaagaaggagaaggaggaggaggagctgttTCCCGAGTCGGAGCGGCCGGAGATGCTGAGTGAGCAGGAGCACATGAGCATCTCAGGAAGCAGCGCCCGCCACATGGTGATGCAGAAGCTCCTCCGCAAGCAGGAG TCCACAGTGATGGTTCTGCGTAATATGGTGGACCCCAAGGACATCGACGATGACCTGGAAGGGGAGGTGACTGAGGAGTGTGGCAAGTTTGGTGCTGTCAACCGTGTCATCATCTACCAAGAGAAGCAGGGCGAGGAAGAGGACGCGGAGATCATTGTCAAGATTTTTGTGGAGTTTTCCGTAGCCTCTGAGACTCACAAGGCCATCCAGGCCCTCAATGGGCGCTGGTTTGCTGGCCGCAAGGTGGTGGCTGAAGTGTATGACCAGGAGCGTTTTGATAACAGTGACCTCTCTGCATGA